The proteins below are encoded in one region of Ferroplasma acidiphilum:
- a CDS encoding M20 family metallo-hydrolase: MVNEDFLTMFHRLTSVGWSEENGVNRLALNEYDIQARKNLEDEMKAVKADIKHDDAGLIFGTLGSGKDNTAIGSHMDSVPNGGRFDGFFGVMSGMQLLKDLVSTLKNRKITAIDFTNEEGARFQPSLLGSGMSTGVLTKEFTYSRKDSEGITFEEALKKSGYMGEEQNRVKNQDITRYLELHIEQGPVLELENYQIGIPKGIVTMVVDNVSFTGESNQAGPTPMKVRKDALVAASRFTVAVRDMAKSSGKELTMTVGKINNFPNAYNVIPGKVTMNLDTRSPDKKTAEEYSKMAKEISERIASEEGVPVDFKNQWTTETTIFDEDMRKEIIKSCKSLNLKYKELYSWPGHDAQYMNRVVPTAMIFIPSHNGRSHTKEEYSSDQDLINGYSVLKRTVENL; encoded by the coding sequence ATGGTTAATGAAGATTTTTTAACAATGTTCCACAGGCTCACATCAGTAGGATGGTCTGAGGAAAATGGGGTGAACAGGCTTGCACTTAATGAGTATGATATACAGGCCAGAAAAAACCTTGAAGATGAAATGAAGGCAGTAAAAGCAGATATAAAGCATGATGATGCCGGTTTAATATTCGGAACACTGGGTTCAGGGAAAGACAATACGGCTATAGGTTCACACATGGATTCTGTGCCTAATGGCGGAAGGTTTGATGGCTTCTTTGGCGTAATGTCCGGCATGCAGCTTTTAAAGGATCTTGTAAGCACATTAAAAAACAGGAAAATTACAGCTATAGATTTCACCAACGAAGAAGGTGCCAGGTTCCAACCATCACTTCTGGGCTCAGGAATGTCAACAGGTGTGTTGACAAAGGAATTTACGTATTCCAGGAAAGACAGCGAAGGAATTACATTTGAAGAAGCCTTGAAGAAGTCTGGATACATGGGAGAAGAGCAGAACAGGGTTAAAAACCAGGACATAACACGGTACCTGGAACTGCATATTGAGCAGGGCCCTGTTCTGGAACTGGAAAATTACCAGATAGGCATACCGAAAGGCATAGTAACAATGGTTGTTGACAATGTATCCTTCACCGGTGAATCCAACCAGGCAGGACCAACACCCATGAAGGTAAGAAAAGATGCACTGGTAGCCGCATCAAGGTTTACCGTAGCCGTAAGGGACATGGCGAAATCATCAGGAAAGGAATTAACAATGACGGTAGGAAAAATTAACAATTTCCCCAATGCATACAATGTTATCCCTGGAAAAGTAACAATGAACCTTGATACCAGGAGCCCGGATAAGAAAACAGCAGAAGAATATTCAAAAATGGCAAAGGAAATATCAGAAAGAATAGCTTCAGAGGAAGGTGTGCCGGTAGATTTCAAAAATCAGTGGACTACGGAAACTACAATCTTCGATGAGGATATGAGGAAGGAAATAATAAAATCCTGCAAATCGCTCAACCTGAAATATAAAGAATTATATAGCTGGCCAGGGCATGATGCACAGTATATGAACAGGGTAGTTCCAACTGCCATGATCTTTATTCCATCACATAATGGAAGGAGCCATACAAAGGAAGAATATTCATCTGATCAGGATTTAATTAATGGATATTCTGTATTGAAAAGGACTGTTGAAAACCTGTAG
- a CDS encoding thiamine pyrophosphate-binding protein: protein MLGYTIFTKSLKNMKLTPVFGNPGTTEIPMLEGVSSDDYILTLHDSISVGMADGRAQLTRKPSFVNLHSILGVGNSMAFIYSAFVHRVPVIITAGEQDSRHIFYDPLLSGNIGDMISPYVKYKFEVNSANDIEKSIRRAYISSMTPPYSLSFLGFPMDIMGEEGKYSGLNMPYINSNVVDINAVKSIAEKINNSNNPVMVTGYELDMYGGIQYARDLAGKLGIPVFAEPFASRAPFHSGDKNYAGDLPPVAALINDKLSGYDLIIIVGGDINLYPYSMADLLEGKEIIKIGMDISGKIGDSYFMNPAAFLQSAIEYIKPRKPSVMPGKPAIDKNSQIQRVMLKISKNFGDYTISDESISASPFLRNIVGYKPDSYFIGKSGQIGWALPAAAGMATVKDNVLCVIGDGAFMYTSQTLWTIKNYNLPVKIIILDNHGYGILKKFSDVNYNESKKYLSFSIELKKVLDSFNIESRENDETMEDIEWLRNIKGPAALIVNVDKPYGYNLFG from the coding sequence ATGCTAGGTTATACAATTTTCACTAAATCACTGAAAAATATGAAATTAACGCCGGTTTTTGGAAACCCTGGAACTACAGAAATACCAATGCTGGAAGGCGTATCCAGTGATGATTATATTCTTACCCTCCATGATTCTATTTCTGTTGGCATGGCAGATGGAAGGGCACAGTTAACCAGAAAACCTTCATTTGTAAATCTGCACAGCATTCTTGGCGTTGGTAATTCCATGGCGTTTATTTATTCGGCATTTGTGCATAGGGTCCCGGTTATAATTACTGCAGGTGAACAGGATTCAAGGCATATATTCTATGATCCTCTGCTCTCCGGAAATATAGGTGATATGATTTCACCCTATGTTAAATACAAATTTGAAGTAAATTCTGCAAATGACATAGAGAAGTCAATTAGAAGGGCATATATAAGTTCAATGACACCTCCATATTCTCTCTCTTTCCTTGGTTTTCCAATGGATATTATGGGTGAGGAGGGAAAATATTCAGGATTAAACATGCCTTATATCAATTCAAACGTCGTGGATATTAATGCGGTCAAATCTATTGCGGAAAAGATTAATAATTCAAACAACCCTGTTATGGTAACAGGGTATGAACTGGACATGTATGGGGGAATACAGTATGCAAGGGATCTTGCGGGCAAACTTGGAATTCCCGTATTTGCAGAGCCTTTTGCAAGCAGGGCGCCCTTTCACTCTGGCGATAAAAATTACGCCGGTGATTTGCCACCTGTTGCAGCTTTAATAAATGACAAACTTTCAGGATATGACCTGATTATTATTGTTGGCGGTGATATTAATCTTTATCCCTATAGCATGGCTGACCTCCTTGAAGGAAAAGAAATAATAAAGATAGGAATGGATATATCAGGAAAAATTGGGGATTCCTATTTCATGAACCCTGCTGCCTTCCTTCAAAGTGCAATAGAGTACATTAAGCCCAGGAAGCCTTCTGTGATGCCGGGTAAACCTGCAATTGATAAAAATTCCCAGATTCAAAGAGTTATGCTTAAAATATCAAAAAACTTCGGTGATTATACCATATCCGACGAATCCATATCTGCATCTCCTTTCCTGAGAAACATTGTAGGATATAAACCGGATTCATATTTCATAGGGAAATCAGGACAGATTGGCTGGGCACTTCCAGCAGCTGCGGGCATGGCAACGGTAAAGGATAATGTATTATGTGTTATAGGTGATGGTGCATTCATGTATACAAGCCAGACACTGTGGACAATAAAGAACTATAACCTCCCTGTAAAAATTATAATACTGGACAATCATGGATACGGGATACTCAAAAAATTCTCTGATGTCAACTATAACGAAAGCAAGAAATACCTTTCATTTTCCATTGAATTAAAGAAAGTACTGGATTCCTTTAATATAGAATCAAGGGAAAATGATGAAACCATGGAAGATATTGAATGGCTCAGGAATATTAAAGGCCCTGCTGCACTTATTGTCAATGTCGATAAACCATATGGGTATAATCTGTTCGGATAA
- a CDS encoding D-glycero-alpha-D-manno-heptose-1,7-bisphosphate 7-phosphatase, translated as MAGKRKAVFVDRDGTLNYDTGYTHKLSDLKIYDDIIPILKEYYDQNYIIIVVTNQSGIGREYYTVEDMEAFNNKLAEELMKYGVKIEEFFYCPHLPDQGCKCRKPGTGMIEEAAKKYNIDIKDSVVIGDRNSVDGTMARKLGIKFIKVHGYD; from the coding sequence ATGGCAGGCAAAAGAAAAGCTGTGTTTGTTGACAGGGATGGTACCCTGAATTATGATACAGGATATACACATAAATTATCTGACCTCAAAATTTACGATGATATAATTCCTATTTTAAAAGAATATTATGATCAAAATTATATTATCATAGTGGTAACAAACCAATCGGGCATTGGCAGGGAGTATTATACAGTAGAAGACATGGAAGCGTTTAATAATAAACTGGCAGAGGAATTGATGAAATATGGCGTTAAAATAGAAGAGTTCTTTTATTGCCCGCACCTTCCCGATCAGGGATGTAAATGCAGGAAACCTGGAACTGGAATGATAGAGGAAGCAGCAAAAAAATATAATATTGATATTAAAGACTCTGTTGTAATAGGAGACAGAAACAGTGTTGATGGAACGATGGCTAGAAAACTGGGGATAAAATTTATTAAAGTCCACGGATACGATTAA
- a CDS encoding class I SAM-dependent methyltransferase, whose translation MSQTNYKADYKKAYVNYRHVKLDLATKKEHIKIIARNGKDSFWNRQKTYLYALCVENGLCNGNLDFFTFENSIVPGCMNFKYKSGQLFMCNMDQNHNFLGTFGADEYSFLKVAGEIVLDIGSKVGDSPIYFTLNEAKNVISVPEDSFYEILMKNVKANDLEKRIVISNATYCGGKKDLSLKELAEKYGIDSGVLKVDGENSIKKLLAEDNESLKIFKRIQILYEGSYADIEKKLQEAGFKTHIEKRALQNLAGDTGFICAEYSNPS comes from the coding sequence ATGAGTCAGACAAATTATAAGGCAGATTATAAAAAAGCCTATGTAAATTACAGGCATGTAAAACTCGATCTTGCCACAAAGAAGGAGCACATAAAGATAATTGCAAGGAACGGTAAAGATTCCTTCTGGAACAGGCAAAAGACCTATCTGTATGCACTCTGCGTAGAAAACGGGTTGTGCAACGGGAATCTGGATTTCTTCACATTCGAAAATTCAATTGTTCCAGGATGCATGAATTTCAAGTATAAATCAGGGCAGCTATTTATGTGCAATATGGACCAGAATCATAATTTCCTCGGTACATTTGGAGCAGATGAATATTCATTTTTAAAGGTTGCCGGAGAAATTGTACTGGATATTGGCAGTAAAGTAGGGGATTCACCAATATACTTCACATTGAACGAGGCTAAAAACGTCATATCTGTTCCTGAAGACTCTTTCTACGAAATACTGATGAAAAATGTTAAGGCAAATGATCTGGAAAAAAGGATAGTTATTTCAAATGCCACGTACTGCGGTGGGAAAAAGGACTTATCACTAAAGGAACTTGCAGAAAAATACGGGATTGACAGCGGTGTATTGAAAGTCGACGGAGAAAACTCCATAAAGAAATTGCTGGCTGAGGACAATGAAAGCCTGAAGATTTTTAAAAGAATTCAGATACTGTATGAAGGCAGTTACGCCGATATAGAGAAAAAGCTGCAGGAAGCAGGGTTCAAAACACATATAGAGAAGAGGGCTTTGCAAAATCTGGCAGGTGACACAGGATTTATCTGCGCCGAATACTCCAATCCTTCATAA
- a CDS encoding CBS domain-containing protein produces the protein MVLYAEDIMRKNCQIINGNTSALEGSKHMAENREGYIIVGDGKIPEGIVTEWDYINKVLSQEADPSRVLLKEIMTAPLTSVTSDTPMEKVASLMAKKAIRRLLVIDNNKLSGIITSRDILKFFNEYVEDMVEIASKFGTR, from the coding sequence ATGGTGCTTTATGCAGAGGACATAATGAGGAAAAATTGCCAGATTATAAACGGGAATACCAGTGCACTGGAAGGTTCAAAACATATGGCAGAGAATCGGGAGGGATATATTATTGTTGGAGATGGAAAAATACCTGAAGGAATAGTCACAGAATGGGATTATATTAACAAAGTCTTATCACAGGAAGCTGACCCGTCCAGGGTTCTCCTGAAAGAAATTATGACTGCCCCCTTAACCTCTGTTACATCAGATACACCTATGGAAAAGGTTGCAAGCCTGATGGCAAAGAAGGCTATAAGGCGGCTGCTGGTCATAGATAATAATAAGCTGTCAGGGATAATCACATCGAGGGATATACTTAAGTTTTTCAATGAATATGTAGAGGACATGGTTGAAATAGCATCAAAGTTCGGGACAAGATAA
- a CDS encoding Hsp70 family protein gives MFSIGIDLGTSNTSAAVALISGSEYKTIAIPLSGKKAGSSLKSSITFGGSDIMFTGTDADKMLKKYSGGNVSGFKTRMGSEYLYRTGEKFHSPVELSAIILARVKNIAEDYMHDRVKDAVIAVPAYFNNNQRNATREAASIAGIKVKQFVSEPAAVAISYWNSASKTEAKNILVFDMGSGTTDVSIVRAQGKDFRVIATSGNTGLGGTDMDRRIEEMMKSFLRTNGISPYPPDLRKEAEKLKIYLSNHEAGDSLLGSTKIKYTMDSKQLDSIVSDMLPEIYRCIDMAILNSGIKRNELDTVIITGGPTKIPFLFHSIENYLSTRAVKHGKFDTAVSTGAAILASGFIRMGTGEISKIKVSDVVPISLGSVTRNDIVVTMIPANTPVPCKATRPFTTIRDYQSEIEVKVVQGERPLGTDNIVLGHFTLSGIKPAPRGEVAIDVTYSVDKNGILTVSAKDNDTGAIKEIKISETMQHSQEEIKEMKEAVKKYFKVDAERKKMAEIMNRSEQLLHELKGIANKQLLSETKYYNINTDILMVSRAIKNNNVKLLSQLLAKMDKEYSLKI, from the coding sequence ATGTTTTCCATTGGAATTGACCTTGGCACCAGTAACACATCAGCCGCCGTAGCCCTTATTTCCGGGAGCGAATATAAAACTATTGCAATTCCTCTATCCGGTAAGAAAGCTGGAAGTTCCCTGAAAAGTTCTATAACATTTGGTGGGTCAGATATTATGTTTACCGGAACTGATGCAGATAAGATGCTCAAGAAATATTCAGGTGGAAACGTTTCCGGTTTTAAAACAAGAATGGGAAGTGAATACCTGTACCGTACCGGGGAAAAATTCCATTCACCTGTAGAACTGAGTGCAATTATTCTTGCAAGGGTCAAAAACATTGCTGAAGACTATATGCATGACAGGGTAAAGGATGCTGTAATAGCCGTACCGGCTTATTTCAACAATAATCAGAGAAATGCTACACGTGAAGCCGCATCAATAGCCGGAATAAAGGTAAAACAATTTGTCAGTGAACCTGCTGCAGTAGCAATATCTTACTGGAATAGTGCATCAAAGACAGAGGCAAAAAATATACTGGTTTTTGATATGGGTTCAGGGACAACAGATGTGAGTATTGTAAGGGCACAGGGGAAGGATTTCAGAGTTATTGCGACATCCGGAAACACAGGGCTCGGTGGTACCGATATGGATAGGCGTATAGAGGAAATGATGAAATCTTTTCTCCGGACTAATGGTATATCCCCATATCCTCCAGACCTTAGAAAAGAGGCAGAAAAATTGAAAATTTACCTCTCAAATCATGAAGCAGGGGATTCACTGTTAGGGAGTACAAAAATTAAATATACTATGGATTCAAAACAGCTTGATAGCATAGTATCTGATATGTTGCCTGAAATTTATAGATGCATAGATATGGCTATATTGAATTCAGGCATAAAGAGAAATGAACTGGACACAGTTATAATTACAGGAGGCCCTACTAAAATTCCTTTTTTATTTCATTCCATTGAAAACTATCTTTCTACCAGGGCAGTAAAACACGGAAAGTTTGACACAGCTGTGTCTACCGGAGCTGCAATACTAGCCTCAGGATTTATACGCATGGGTACAGGTGAAATATCTAAAATTAAGGTTAGTGATGTTGTGCCCATATCGCTGGGCAGTGTCACACGCAACGATATTGTAGTTACCATGATACCTGCAAATACGCCGGTACCCTGCAAAGCAACAAGGCCCTTTACTACGATAAGGGACTACCAGAGCGAAATAGAGGTAAAGGTAGTCCAGGGCGAACGGCCACTTGGCACAGATAATATTGTGCTAGGGCATTTTACACTTTCAGGCATAAAACCGGCACCCAGGGGGGAAGTTGCTATTGATGTGACATACAGTGTTGATAAAAATGGCATACTGACGGTATCAGCAAAGGACAATGACACCGGTGCAATAAAAGAGATTAAGATAAGTGAGACTATGCAGCACAGCCAGGAAGAAATAAAAGAAATGAAGGAAGCGGTAAAGAAATATTTTAAAGTAGATGCAGAGCGGAAGAAGATGGCAGAAATTATGAACAGATCAGAGCAGCTTCTGCACGAATTGAAAGGCATAGCAAATAAGCAGCTTTTATCTGAAACAAAATATTACAATATCAATACAGATATATTAATGGTAAGCAGGGCAATTAAAAATAATAATGTTAAACTCTTATCCCAGTTATTGGCAAAAATGGATAAAGAATATTCTTTGAAAATTTAA
- a CDS encoding MogA/MoaB family molybdenum cofactor biosynthesis protein, producing the protein MHIHHEEHEYNLRYRIITVSSSRTRDTDISGDKMESYIGNNSSRSLVRDDEKEILSEFFLNYSDTDVFIYIGGTGVSRLDRTSMALRKIVDKEMPGFGELFRQKSGGIFPYLSDASLFIYREKIIFTLPGSADAQEIAYSIIKEIVPHLYHEITKE; encoded by the coding sequence ATGCATATACATCATGAGGAGCATGAATACAATCTCAGGTACAGAATAATCACTGTATCGTCATCAAGGACCCGGGATACTGATATTTCCGGTGATAAAATGGAGAGTTATATTGGCAACAATTCTTCCAGGTCACTTGTCAGGGACGACGAGAAGGAAATACTCTCAGAGTTTTTCCTCAATTATAGCGATACTGATGTTTTTATATATATTGGTGGAACAGGAGTTTCCCGGCTTGACAGGACATCAATGGCACTGAGAAAAATAGTTGATAAAGAAATGCCTGGATTCGGCGAACTATTCAGGCAAAAGTCGGGTGGCATATTCCCATACTTATCCGATGCTTCACTATTCATTTACAGGGAGAAAATAATATTTACACTTCCGGGGTCTGCAGATGCTCAGGAAATAGCATATAGTATAATAAAAGAGATAGTCCCGCATCTGTACCACGAAATAACTAAGGAATAA
- a CDS encoding IS481-like element ISFac5 family transposase: MKLNEKKIKYIIREKNKRRSSTEIAKEMKITTRYVNYIYKKYRDNGEYTIGKRKHRELNSKDIEIVKKIRYEYPMSGPERIRKYLKRKGIIIAKNNIYRILLLLNMVDNSNNKKKQRKYIKYERKHSNSLWHMDWTKYSDSEKLIIIEDDASRFIVGMGIYGEETIDNTIEALEIAINTYGKPEEILTDHGTQFFSNGKNGIPGDHNKFQEYLDNSNIKHILGRVKHPETNGKLERLNYTIKRLRPYFSTWEEVVYHYNYERMHDSLSDGDNIVTPAMAYKNKMVVK; the protein is encoded by the coding sequence ATGAAGTTAAATGAGAAAAAAATAAAATATATAATAAGGGAGAAAAATAAGAGAAGATCATCTACAGAAATAGCTAAGGAAATGAAAATAACAACAAGGTATGTAAATTACATATACAAAAAATACAGGGATAATGGAGAATATACAATAGGTAAAAGGAAACATAGGGAATTAAACAGCAAGGATATAGAAATAGTTAAAAAAATAAGATATGAATACCCTATGTCAGGACCTGAAAGAATAAGGAAATACCTTAAAAGAAAGGGGATAATAATAGCTAAAAACAATATATACAGAATACTGTTATTATTAAATATGGTTGATAACAGCAATAATAAGAAGAAACAGAGAAAATATATAAAATATGAGAGGAAACATAGCAACTCACTATGGCATATGGACTGGACTAAATACAGTGACAGTGAGAAGTTAATAATAATAGAAGATGATGCTTCAAGGTTCATAGTAGGAATGGGAATATACGGTGAGGAAACAATAGATAATACAATAGAAGCACTGGAAATAGCAATAAACACTTACGGTAAGCCTGAAGAGATATTAACAGACCATGGAACACAGTTCTTTTCAAATGGTAAGAATGGAATACCTGGAGATCACAATAAGTTCCAGGAATACTTAGATAACAGTAATATAAAACACATACTTGGAAGGGTAAAACACCCTGAAACAAATGGAAAACTGGAGAGATTAAACTATACCATAAAACGTTTAAGGCCATATTTCAGTACCTGGGAAGAGGTAGTATACCATTACAACTATGAAAGGATGCATGACTCACTGTCAGATGGTGATAATATAGTTACACCAGCAATGGCATATAAAAATAAAATGGTGGTAAAATGA
- the moaC gene encoding cyclic pyranopterin monophosphate synthase MoaC encodes MIDITDKNTVKREAMATGTIKLNKETIKLIREKQVKKGDVIETAKIAGTIAVKNTSGMIPYCHPVPVMSIDFNFEVEDSKIVVTCRVKAIYRTGVEMEAINGVQVALLTIWDMVKYLEKDETGNYPDTSIGNVAVVYKRKGDAYTS; translated from the coding sequence ATGATTGACATTACTGATAAAAATACAGTTAAGCGTGAGGCTATGGCTACCGGAACAATAAAACTGAATAAAGAAACAATAAAACTTATACGGGAAAAGCAGGTAAAGAAAGGAGATGTCATAGAAACTGCTAAAATTGCAGGTACCATTGCGGTTAAAAATACATCGGGGATGATACCATATTGCCATCCGGTGCCTGTAATGTCCATAGATTTCAATTTTGAGGTTGAGGATTCAAAAATTGTTGTAACCTGCAGGGTAAAGGCAATTTACAGGACAGGCGTGGAAATGGAAGCAATAAATGGGGTGCAGGTTGCTCTTCTAACTATATGGGACATGGTTAAATATCTGGAAAAGGATGAAACTGGCAACTACCCGGATACATCCATCGGCAATGTTGCTGTGGTATACAAAAGAAAAGGTGATGCATATACATCATGA
- a CDS encoding dipeptidase has product MKFIDLHEDIAYSSMYRDVIHGTGQSGIDMLKRFPGSIIFSVVFPHVNMQYGEEYGTSIPNTTLAYQQLNYYREISKKYGINLIEGNKPVDSELNFLLSMEGTDILNRPEDIEMFHSMGLRNLGLTWNYDTKFASSCYSKKDYGLTGSGEDLVKICNSYGIIIDLAHAGKKTILDTCNVASKPVLDSHTNFKVLKDHPRNIDENSIKAIVDTGGVMGITGIRPSLHTPDINGMLESITYLGDNFGWKHVSLGTDFLGIPEPPDGFTDVNAIEKLKEMIGTHSEDVLFNNALRVIKANL; this is encoded by the coding sequence ATGAAATTTATAGATTTGCATGAGGATATCGCTTATTCTTCCATGTACAGGGATGTTATTCATGGAACCGGTCAATCCGGGATAGATATGCTAAAAAGATTCCCGGGCTCAATTATTTTTTCGGTAGTTTTTCCCCATGTCAATATGCAGTACGGTGAAGAATATGGAACATCAATACCTAATACAACCCTTGCATACCAGCAATTGAATTATTACAGGGAAATATCTAAAAAATATGGAATTAACCTTATAGAGGGAAATAAGCCCGTGGATTCGGAATTAAATTTTTTACTATCTATGGAAGGAACTGACATTTTAAACAGGCCGGAGGATATAGAAATGTTTCATTCCATGGGGCTGAGAAACCTTGGTTTAACATGGAATTATGATACAAAATTTGCATCATCCTGTTACTCTAAGAAAGACTACGGGCTGACAGGTTCCGGTGAAGACCTTGTAAAAATATGCAACAGTTACGGAATAATTATAGATCTGGCACACGCAGGCAAAAAGACAATACTGGATACATGCAATGTCGCATCAAAACCTGTACTGGATTCGCATACAAATTTTAAGGTTTTGAAAGACCATCCAAGGAATATAGACGAGAATTCAATTAAAGCCATAGTGGACACAGGCGGTGTCATGGGCATAACAGGAATAAGGCCTTCCCTGCATACGCCTGATATAAATGGAATGTTAGAGAGCATTACTTATCTTGGAGATAACTTTGGATGGAAGCATGTGAGCCTCGGTACTGATTTCCTGGGCATACCTGAACCTCCTGATGGCTTCACTGATGTTAATGCAATAGAAAAATTAAAGGAAATGATAGGAACTCATTCAGAGGATGTACTTTTCAACAATGCACTCCGCGTTATAAAAGCAAATTTATAA
- a CDS encoding glycosyltransferase → MLYIYGTVFNNQGTLISSIESLSKINIEKQFLIVDNFSTDGTYELLDKIKENYNIVIKRIKCSRGSGRQIAMEMGYDKATNEDLFMTFDLDTTYTSRFVTLIEYGVKILNHNEIFLNQLCFKQANFTVQWKDLNNGEDWERMANFLYSGYGIINVPDKYYDLGNNYAGKKREKRYATGINYYTRMIKNQIDLFRGWNISSYKNLKQFMEYADAKSSHFIPLLLILIYIKLFNHVYKYSDEINILYVKHKMQFIDVPYTDKEDLNLF, encoded by the coding sequence ATGCTATATATTTATGGAACAGTGTTTAATAATCAAGGAACTTTAATTAGTTCAATAGAATCATTATCTAAAATAAATATTGAAAAGCAATTTTTAATAGTTGATAACTTTTCAACCGATGGAACATATGAATTACTGGATAAAATTAAAGAAAATTACAATATCGTCATCAAAAGGATTAAATGTTCACGTGGCTCTGGGAGACAGATCGCAATGGAAATGGGATATGACAAAGCTACTAATGAAGATTTATTTATGACCTTTGACCTTGATACCACTTACACATCTAGATTTGTAACACTCATAGAATATGGTGTTAAAATTTTGAACCATAATGAGATATTCTTAAATCAATTATGTTTTAAACAGGCAAATTTTACAGTACAATGGAAAGACCTTAATAACGGTGAAGATTGGGAGCGAATGGCAAATTTTTTATACTCTGGATACGGAATAATCAATGTTCCGGACAAGTATTATGATCTTGGAAATAATTATGCCGGGAAGAAAAGAGAAAAAAGATATGCAACTGGCATAAATTATTATACAAGGATGATAAAAAATCAGATAGACTTATTTCGTGGATGGAACATAAGCAGCTATAAAAATTTAAAACAATTTATGGAATATGCAGATGCAAAAAGTTCACATTTTATCCCTCTGCTTCTAATATTAATATACATAAAACTCTTTAATCACGTTTATAAATATTCAGATGAAATAAATATATTGTACGTAAAACATAAAATGCAGTTTATCGATGTTCCATATACTGATAAAGAGGACTTAAATCTGTTTTAA
- a CDS encoding 3-hydroxyacyl-CoA dehydrogenase NAD-binding domain-containing protein, whose protein sequence is MAKKVAVIGSGIMGQGIAQVFMRNGMDTLLIDINDRILENAKNSIADGKFGLSRLVDRGTITEDQKAEYMKNLSVSTDYGMLNDREFAIEAVPEIMPLKLKVMESIEKNIPEKSVIASNTSGIMISEIGMNIKDKSRLIGMHWFNPAPVMKLIEVVKTRFTSDNTVNMILDMARSMGKEPVVVNDYPGFFTTNFVHSWLVESLRLYEKGIAGKEDIDKMVKLGFGFPMGPFELMDTIGLDTMKEIGDYLYSETGDMRMLPPPILKEMVYAGYKGSKKVKMDSKGGWYDL, encoded by the coding sequence ATGGCAAAAAAAGTAGCTGTAATAGGTTCAGGAATAATGGGCCAGGGCATAGCCCAGGTTTTTATGAGAAACGGAATGGATACACTTTTAATTGATATAAATGACCGCATTCTGGAAAATGCTAAGAATAGCATTGCGGATGGAAAATTCGGCCTCTCGAGACTGGTTGACCGTGGAACAATAACGGAAGACCAGAAAGCAGAATATATGAAAAATCTATCTGTATCCACAGACTATGGAATGTTAAATGACAGGGAATTTGCAATAGAAGCCGTACCGGAAATCATGCCGTTGAAATTGAAGGTAATGGAAAGCATTGAGAAAAATATACCTGAAAAGTCCGTAATAGCATCAAATACCTCCGGAATCATGATATCTGAGATTGGAATGAATATTAAAGACAAGTCAAGGCTTATAGGGATGCACTGGTTCAATCCGGCACCGGTGATGAAACTTATTGAGGTAGTTAAAACACGCTTTACATCAGATAATACAGTAAATATGATACTTGATATGGCAAGGTCAATGGGCAAAGAGCCGGTGGTGGTAAACGATTATCCTGGATTTTTCACAACAAATTTTGTCCATTCATGGCTTGTTGAATCACTCAGATTGTATGAAAAAGGAATCGCTGGCAAAGAAGATATAGATAAAATGGTAAAGCTGGGATTCGGTTTTCCCATGGGACCCTTTGAGCTCATGGACACTATCGGGCTGGATACCATGAAAGAAATAGGTGATTACCTTTATTCTGAAACCGGAGACATGAGAATGCTTCCGCCACCCATACTGAAAGAAATGGTGTACGCAGGTTATAAGGGAAGCAAAAAGGTAAAAATGGACAGCAAAGGCGGCTGGTACGATTTATAA